A window of the bacterium genome harbors these coding sequences:
- a CDS encoding threonine/serine dehydratase — MQKITLVEVLEARRVIAPYLNPTPLYSYPGLSHLLGTTTYVKHENHQPVGAFKIRGGIYFMSRLAEDEKRRGVITASTGNHGQAIAYASRLFGVAATVVVPQGANPMKVEAIRAMGANLVFHGENFEAARHFAEAHARETGGRFISSGDEPWLIAGAGTITLEIIAALPEVGTIIVPVGGGSGAAGCCIVAKTINPQIRVIGVQAEKAPAVYLSWKSRGRVEAKIETFAEGLATAAPFDLPLAIMLEHLDDFVLVSEEEMRQALRLLIEHTRNLPEAAAAAPLAAALKIKATLAPRPLVLVMSGGNLTLQQLQQVLANA, encoded by the coding sequence TTGAAGTCCTCGAGGCCCGGCGCGTGATTGCGCCTTATCTCAATCCCACGCCGCTTTATTCCTATCCTGGTTTGAGCCATTTGCTCGGCACCACGACTTACGTCAAGCACGAGAACCATCAGCCGGTGGGCGCGTTCAAGATTCGCGGCGGCATCTATTTCATGAGCCGGCTCGCAGAGGATGAAAAACGGCGCGGTGTGATTACCGCCAGCACCGGCAATCACGGCCAGGCCATCGCCTATGCCTCCCGGCTCTTTGGCGTTGCGGCGACCGTCGTGGTGCCGCAGGGCGCCAACCCGATGAAAGTGGAAGCCATTCGCGCCATGGGCGCCAACCTCGTGTTTCACGGGGAGAACTTCGAAGCGGCGCGGCACTTTGCCGAAGCGCACGCCCGGGAAACCGGCGGCCGTTTCATCAGCTCCGGCGATGAACCGTGGTTGATCGCCGGCGCCGGCACCATCACGCTGGAGATCATCGCAGCCTTGCCGGAAGTGGGAACGATCATTGTGCCGGTGGGTGGCGGCAGCGGTGCTGCCGGCTGCTGCATCGTGGCGAAGACGATCAACCCGCAGATTCGCGTCATCGGCGTGCAGGCCGAGAAGGCGCCGGCCGTTTATCTCTCCTGGAAATCGCGCGGGCGCGTGGAAGCCAAGATCGAAACTTTTGCGGAGGGACTGGCCACTGCCGCGCCGTTCGATTTGCCGCTTGCGATCATGCTCGAGCATCTCGACGACTTCGTGCTGGTGAGTGAGGAGGAAATGCGGCAGGCCCTGCGCTTGTTGATCGAACATACCCGCAATCTGCCGGAGGCCGCGGCCGCCGCGCCTCTGGCTGCTGCGCTGAAAATCAAAGCGACGCTCGCGCCCCGGCCGCTGGTGCTGGTGATGAGCGGCGGCAACCTCACCCTGCAGCAATTGCAGCAAGTTTTGGCAAACGCATGA